The Syntrophotalea acetylenivorans genome contains the following window.
ATATCCGTAGCCAGGTGCGCACCCTGCAACTCGGTGCGGAAGCCGATCTGGCCAACCGAGCCCGACACCAGGGCCAGCCAGTCCCATTGGCCTTTGGTGAGTTGAACGACAACTCTGAAGGCAACTATTTCCATCTGGACGACTTCCGTCCTCTGTTCAGCGAGGAAATGGTCGGCAACCTGACAGGCATGGGCAGTATCGAGAAGCGCAGTCCTGATTTTTATCGGGAAATGCATATGGCTCTCGATCTTAATCACCGCTTTCATGCTATTCACGAAAACTTCACCGACCTTGCCTGGGTTTACTACCTCTCCAAGAACGATTTCATCAATATTTACCCTTGGGTCTCGGCCGCTGATTTTCGTTATAGTTCCCGGCTGAAAGAGCACGATTTTTACCAGCTCGGTTTGCCGGAGCAGAACCCCACCCGACAGACATTCTGGACCCAAGCTTATCTCGATGAATATGGGAAAGGGCTGATGACCACCTGCTCGGCTCCGGTCTATGATGGAAAGCGCTTTCTGGGCATCGTCGCCATCGACCTGACCACCGAGTACTTTTCCTCTTTGGTTAAAGACTTCGAGACCGACTCTGGCTCACTGCTGCTAACCAACAAGGAACAGCAGGTTCTGGCACATCCGAATCTCATCAATACCGCCAGCGCAAGCCCCCCCACCTTACAAGAAACCTTACCGGACCAATTACTAGAGGCAGGGACCGATCTTGAATCTCTTCCGGCCTGGCAACTCAACAAACTCGGTTCCTGGTCCGTATTGCGTGCCCCTTGGAAAACGCACCGTGGCAAATTGTTTTTTATCAGCAGCGGCCATCCTTGCCCAAGGCCTTCGTCGCCCATCTGGGTGGCGGAGCGCTGACTGCCTTGCTGATGTTGCTTGGCATGATCAGCACCATGGCCTTTCTTAATCACTGGCATATTGTCTGGCCATCGGAACAGATGCTCCGTTTTATTAACGCCCTTGATCGGCGCAAAGCCCCGCTAATTGATTCCCGCATCCCCGTTGTATGGCGGCCCCACTTCGCCAATATCGAAAAGATCTTTCGCGACAACCAGGCCCTGGCCGAAGAGAACCGACAGCAAATCGAAATGCTTGATCAGCGAGTCAAGGAACGAACTATCGAACTGGAGCGTCTGAACCTGGCTTTACGCGAAGAGATCGAAGAGCGTTCCAAAGCTGAAGGAGCTCTGCGACTGGTGAACCAGAAGATGCAGGAACTTTCTCTGGTCGATGGCTTAACCGGCATACCCAATCATCGAAAATTCGATGAATACCTGAATTTTTGTTGGAGCCAGATGTTGCGGGAGCAGTCGCCTATTTCGATCATCATGTGTGACATCACCTACTTAAAGCAGTTCAACGACACCTATGGTCATCAAGCCGGAGACCGTTGTCTGCAAGAAATTGCACAAGCCATTCAGGCATCGCTGCAACGGCCTACCGATATGGTCGCTCGCTACGGCGGCGAAGAGTTTTTCATTTTGCTGCCCGGTACCGACCACGCCGGCGCCAAACGGGTGGCAACCAGCATTCAACAGACTCTCGCCAACCTGCAAATCCCCCATTCCGGCCCCTTGTCCGACTCCTGCGTGCGCTTCAGCCTGGGCATGGCAACTTCGATACCGACCCATGGCGGCTCTCCCGAATCGTTGATGGAAGCTGCCGATCAATCCTTGTTTCGGGCCAAGGAAACCGGCCGCAACCGGGTTGTCGCTCTGCCCGTCAAACGCTGACCCCAGTTCCTTTTGGAGAGTTTTCGATGAATGTCAGTACCGTCAACCAGATGCGGGCTATGGACCGCGCCGCCATTGAGCAATATGGCATTGCGGAAGAATTGTTGATGGAAAACGCCGGTCAGGCGGCCTGCACCGTTCTTCAGAGCATGGCCCCCATCGCCGGACGACGCGTATTGATTTTTTGCGGTCTCGGCAACAATGGTGGCGACGGACTGGTATTGGCCCGCAAGCTTCACTCTCTGTCCGCCAAGGTTCAGGTCTATCTGCTGGGGGATCCAAACCGATTCACCGGCGCGGCGCGACTCAACCTTGACATCGTCCGCCGTCTGCCCCTGAATATGAGCCAGCTCAACGCCTGCGACACTCTGGCTGATGAATTAACCGACTGCGATACGGTTGTCGACGCCCTTTTCGGCACCGGCCTGAGCCGCGAAATCAGCGGTTTGCAGGAACAGGTCATCGAGCTGATCAACAACAGCGGAAAACCGGTATTGAGCCTCGACATCCCTTCCGGTGTGGATGGAGACACAGGCCAGATATTGGGAACAGCTGTTCAGGCCACAGCCACCGTAACTTTCGGCCTGCCTAAAATCGGCAACCTGCTCTATCCCGGCTTTGCCCTTTGCGGCACCTTGCATGTCAGCCACATTTCCTTTCCTCTGGCCCTGACCGAGGACAAACAACTGCAGGTAGCGATCAACCATCCGCCCCCCCTGCCACCCCGGGATGTTACCGGCCACAAAGGCAGCTTTGGCCAGGCCCTGTTCATCGCCGGTGCCGCCAGCTACTTGGGTGCGCCGCGCTTCGCCGCCCTGTCCTTTCTCAAGGCCGGGGGCGGCTACAGCCGACTGGCGACACCAGAGACTATCGTCCCCTATTTGTCCATGCAGGCAGGCGAGGTGGTCTTTGTGCCTCAATTGACGACCCATTCCGGAAGTATCGCCCTGAGCAACCGCGCTGCCCTGCTTGAACTTGCCGCCAGCCAGGATTTCGCGGTGATCGGTCCCGGCCTCTCCCTGGACCCTCAAAGCCAACAATTGGTTTGCGAATTAGTAGCTACCCTCGATATTCCACTATTGATCGACGCTGACGGCATAAGCGCCCTCTGCGCCAAACCGGAAATTCTGCAACAGAGAACCGCACCGACGGTACTCACCCCCCATCTCGGTGAAATGGCCCGGCTGACCGGTTACAGCATTACCGAAATCGAACAGGATAAAATCGGCATATTGCGACAGGCGGCAGCCAAACTGCAGGCGGTCATCGTCCTCAAAGGCCCTCATACCCTTATCGGAACCCCAGACGGCCAGATCTTCATCAACCTGTCCGGCAATAGCGGCATGGGCTCTGCCGGCACCGGTGACACCTTAACGGGGACCATTGCCGCCGCGTTCTGTCTCGGCCTTCCCTTTGTTGACGCCGTTTGTAAAGGGGTATTGCTGCACGGCCTGGCTGGCGATCTGGCCGCCGAGGCTCTTGGTGAGGACGGCATGACCGCCGGGGATATTCTCGATTACCTTCCGACGGCTTTGCAGATGGAACGCAACGGTCTTCCGGCCTCCCTGGCCCTTCGATATAGCGGCCCCCTGCCAGTCTGAATCCAATCATTGTTCCGTTTTCCCATTACACTCCCTGCGTTTGGCGGCAATTACAGGGGCGGTAAAAGGCGTGAGGCGTAATCCAAAAATATTGCCCATGTACCTGAACCGAAGTGTTACCTATATATACGAACCGTACCTGGCAGCCATTTTTTGCCTACTTTTTGTTGGCTTGAACAAAAAGCAGGGCGACTGGCGGACCGCGACCCGCTGGCCTTGCTCTATCGATGGCAACTAATCACAACCCGCTTCATTCCGAAAAACAAAAAGGCCGATGGCAACACAACAGTCGCCACCGGCCCTTTTGAATCAACTTGCAACATGGTCAATAGGCATGATCATCCGCGGTCACCTCTTCGACAGTGACCGGCGCTCGGAAGATTCGATACGTCCAGATCTTATAAGCAATGACAATGGGCACGAAAACAAAAGCCACCACAGTCATGATTCCCAAGGTATAAGGACTCGACGACGAATTAAAGATGGTCAGACTCGACGCCGTATCAAGGCTGGAAGGAATCAGGTTGGGGAACAACCCAACCAGGGCGGTCGCTACCACCAGTAGAATAGTGGCACAGGAGGCGGCGAAAGCCTTAAGCAACTTGCCGCGGCCGAGCATGATACGCACCACGATCAATTCCAGGGCCGTCAACAGCGGCACCGCCCACAATGCTGGCTGAGCATAGTAATTGTCATACAGGAGGGTAGCCTTAGCAGTCGCGGCCAGGAAGACAACGGCGATCAGCAGCACCACCGGCCAAAGCATTTTGGCGGTGCGCCGGGCGCGCTCTTTGAGCTCCCCGGTCGTCTTGACCGACAGGTAGAGGGCACCGTGCTGCAGAAATAGCCCGACGAAGAGCAAACCGGTGAGCAGGCCGTAAGGATTGAGCAGGCCGATCAACGAGCCGTGATAGCCGGAGGCATCCATGGCCAGGCCGCCGAAGATATTGCCAAAGGCGACTCCAAACAGCAGGGCCGGCAAAAAGCTGCAGACTAAAATAGCAATGTCCCAGCCCTTCTTCCAACCGAGGCCGTCCATCTTGCCACGGAACTCAAAGGAGACACCGCGCACGATGAGCGAAAAGAGCAGAATCAGCAGGGCGCTGTAGAGATAGCTGAACATCAGGGCATAGGTAGTGGGAAAGGCGGCAAAAGTGGCGCCGCCGGCAGTAATCAGCCACACCTCGTTGCCATCCCATACCGGCCCGAAGGTATTGATCACCACCCGCTTTTCCGCATCGTTACGGGCGACAAAGTTCATTAACATGCCGGCGCCGAGGACAAAACCATCGAGCATGAAATAGACCGCCCACAATACTCCCCAGAGCACGAACCAGGTAATTTGCAGCTCCATGTTACGCCTCCTTCAGTATCGGTTGGGCCGCCGGGCTTTCTTCAGGACCCTTGCGGGAAAACTTGAACAAAAGATAGATATCGATAAACCCAAGGGCACTGTACAGCAGGGTGAAGCCGATCAGGGAAACCACCACCTGGGTGGCATTGATGGCGGTGGACACGCCCTCCGAAGTACGCATCACGCCATAGACCAACCAAGGCTGACGTCCGACCTCGGCGACCAGCCAGCCAAGCTGAATGGTCAGATAGGGTATAGGGATGAAGTAAATCAACAGACGCAGAAACAGCCGCTGCTTGTCCAGGGTGCCGCGCCAGACAAAGAACGCTGCCAGAACCGAGGCCAGAACCATCAGGCCACCCAACCCGACCATGGCTCTAAAGCTGAGAAATACTGGCAGAATGGGTGGCCGATCCTCCCGGGGAATGTCATTAAGCCCGACAACCTCGGCATCGAGATCTCGATAAGCCAAGTAACTAAGCACTCCCGGCACATAGGCAGCTTCGACGACGTTGCGCTCCTGCTCGGCATCGGGCCAGGCAAGCAAATGAATGCCGGCGTTGGTGCCTGTTTCCCAGTGAGCTTCCATAGCCGCCAGTTTGGCCGGCTGGTAGCGGGCCACCACCTCGGCCTGATAATCGCCGGTCAACAGCGACAGGGCGATAGCGACCAAACCAAAGTACGCGCCCATGCGAAAGGAGCGGCGGAAGAATTCCGGTTTACTGCCCCGCAACAGGTGCCAGGCAGAAATGCCCATAACGAAAAAGGCCCCCACGGTATAGCAGGAAACCACCGTATGGTAAAACTTCCATACTCCGTAGGGATTGGTAAACATGGCGCCAAAATCGACCATCTCGGCACGGCCGTTGCGCAGCACATAGCCGACAGGATTCTGCATCCAGCCATTGGCCAGCAGAATCCACAGTGCCGACAGATTGCTGGAGATCGCCACTATCCAGATCGACAGCAGGTGAACCTTTTTCGAGACCTTGTCCCAGCCAAAGGCCCAGACACCGATAAAGACCGATTCGAGAAAAAAGGCCGCCGTCGCCTCAATGGCCAGCGGCGCGCCGAAGATGTCGCCGACATAGCGGGAATACTCGGCCCAGTTCATGCCGAACTGAAATTCCAGAGTGATGCCGGTAACAATTCCAAGAGCGAAGTTGATCAGGAACAACTTGCCCCAGAACTTTGCCATACGCTTGTACATCTCGTCGCCGGTGCGCACATAGCGGGTCTCCATCCAGGCCACCAGCAGTACCAGCCCCAGAGTCAGGGGCACAAAAATAAAATGAAACATACTGGTCACGGCGAACTGTAACCGGCTCAACGCCACCACATCCATAGCAATCCCTCCTTGCACAAAACGGTTGAGGTTGACACATTCCGCAGCGGTCCGACGGGTACAGAACCGCTTCTTCGGCAAACCTTAACAGAAAACAATTACCTTTTCAGTAACAAATTTCTTCAAAGACCCCGATAATGACCGAAATCATGGTAGCTGCGGCTATATTACAGGAAAGCATTAACCAGTTTGACGGACTGTTTTGATGGCTCTGGTACAATTTACGATATGCCAAGACGCAGCAAGAATTGAGAACAGGCAGCTCTTGACTCCAGAAAGAGAAAAATATAAGGTTCTTTAGTTTTAATTTTTTAACTAACAGAAACAGGTTGCCGCAGGTTCAGATCCTCACCAAAGCAACCAGCGAAAAAATTAACTGACGCATAACAGCGCACACATTTACGGAGCTTGACTATGCAAGTCTTCGAAACCCTGATAAAAAGCCGCATCAGCTGCCGCAACTTTTCCAGTCAGGAGCTGAAACAGGAGGAAATCAAAACCCTTATCGATGCCGCAACCTGGGTTCCGAGCGGTTCCAACAATCAGCCCTGGCATTTTGTAGTGATCACAGGTCAGGACAAGCTGCGCTCCTATTCGGATGCGGCTAAAACGGCTTGGCTGGCGACATTGGAAGACAACCCCCACATGCACCAATACGAAGAGTATATTCGCGATCCGGATTACAATATTTTTTACAATGCCCCTGCACTGGTCATTGTCTACGGCAACCGGGAGTCTTATTGGCATGTGTACGACTGCAGTATGGTCGCCTATAACTTGCACCTGCTGGCCGAAGAAAAAGGCCTGGGCTGCTGCTGGATCGGTTTTGCCCACAACATTCTGGCAGAACCGGCGGTGAAAAGGGGGCTGGGAGTTCCAGAGCAATACGAGCTGGTCGCGCCGGTTATTCTCGGTCACCCCGCTCAAGCAAGAAGCAGCGAAAGCAATCCCAATCCCCGCAAGAATTTTTATATCAATTGGCTCTAGGTGTGCCCTTATATGGTTTAGTCGTAAAATAGTCGGTCCCCCCTGGAATGTTTCCAAGGGGGACCGTTATCGTTTGGCATTGATTGTTAAGCGGCCAGACTAACGAGCATCCGGCCAGGCAAGACGTAAACCAAGCAGCACCAGCACACTGCCGGCCATCTGGCCCAGACGCCCCCCGACAGCAGGTTTTTCCCGCAGCCACCCCCCGATCCAGCCGGAGCAGAATCCGACCAGACCGAAACAGACCATGGTCAAGACCACGAACAGTGTGCCGAGCAACAACATCTGCAGGACCAGGGAACCGCGCTGCGGATCAAGAAACTGGGGAAAGAAGGCGAGAAAAAACACCGCCACCTTCGGGTTGAGAATATTGGCCAGAATACTCTGCCAAAAGATCGTCCGACCTTGCAAGGGCTTTAACCCGCCTCCCCCGGCCAATTCGGTTTTGCTGCGAAACATGCGGATGCCGAGATAGATGAGATACAGGGCACCGGCATATTTGACCAATTGAAAAGCCCGAGCCGAGGACGCCAGCAACGCCGAAAGGCCGACCACTGCGAAGAAGATATGCACAAAATTGCCGAGGCTGAAACCGGCGGCGGCAGCCAGGGCGGCCTTGCGCCCCTGGGCCACGCCACGAGTCATGACATAGATGATGTCGGGCCCCGGAGTGAAGATCAGCACCACCGAGGTCACCGAAAACAGCATCAACTGAGTTACCGATATCAATTCATACCCTCCTGTGCCGAACTCACTCTTGGTTCCATCCAAAAAGCCCCGAATAAACAGTACCGAAGTTTCTGATTTGGAAACGAGCAATTTTTCGCAAGGTCAAGGAAGTCAAGCGGTTGCACGGAGGCGTAGTTTTCTACGCCGCACACGCAAACGCGCAGACTGACGAAGAGATTGCGGAAAAGGGCCGTTTCCAGGCAGAAACTAGCTGGCTTTACGCTCCATCGCAATCCGATAGTTCACCAAATCAGCAACGGTCATTACCGGCAAATAGCGCCGCTTGGCAAAATCGACTATCTCCGGCAGACGCGCCATGGTCCCGTCGGGATTGGTCACTTCGCAAAGCACGCCACAAGGCTTGAGTCCCGCCAGGCGCATCAGATCCACGGTCGCTTCCGTATGACCTTCCCGTTCCAGCACCCCACCGGGGCGAGCCCGAAGAGGAAACACATGGCCGGGCCGGCAAAGATCGGCCGGCTTGGCATCGTCGGCGATGGCTGCCTTGACGGTGGTTACCCGATCGGCGGCGGATACCCCGGTGGTCACACCCTCAGCCGCTTCGATGGTGACGGTAAAGGCGGTCTCGTAAGCACTGGAGTTGTCCTCGACCATCATCGGCAGTTCCAGTTGGCGAACCTTCTCATCGGGCAGACAGAGACAGACGATACCGCTGCATTCGCGAATCAACAGGGCCATCTGCGCCTCGGTCAAGGACTCGGCAGCGTAGATCAGGTCGCCTTCATTTTCACGGTCTTCGTTGTCGGAAACCAACACACCACGGCCGGCACGCAGGGCCTCCAGGGCCCGCTCTACCCGCTGGATTGAATCGCCGAACTGACTTAACAAGGATTGACTCATGGGAACACCCTTCTTCCATTCAGGAAAAAATCAGAATCAGGGCGTGAACAGGCAAAAAGCAGGGGCCGGGGAGAACATGGCGGGTTGCTGGCTGCCCCATTCTCTTTCGTCCGGACTATAACCGTCGGCTCTGGAATCACACCAGATCTGCTGACCTCCTTTAACGACAAAAGGAGCGCTCGCGGGCTCCCCAGAGCAACCTGGGATACCGCCGGTGGGGACTCGCACCCCGCCCTGAGAATAAGCGAGTGAACTGTAGAACGTCCAAGGGCCCGTTGTCAACCACCATTCTATTATTGTAAAGATGGGTGGCAGACAATAAAAAAGGCAGTCGCCTCGCAAAAGACAACTGCCCCGAAAACTCTGGTGGGTTTCCGAGTCGGAAACGAGGGATTTTTCGTCGTGGCAAGAAAATCAAGGGATTGCGCGGAGGCGTACATCATCGGTACGCCGTACAAGCAAGCCCGCGGATTGACGCCGCCACGGCGGAAAAGCACCGTTTCCGGACGGAAACTAGCTGTTAGCGCATATACGAGCAGCAATAATCGGTGGGCTCTTTAACCTTGGCGACGAAAAAGGAGCCGGCCGGAACCACAAAAGCCTCGCCTCCCTTGAAGGTCTTCCATTCGTTGTCGCCGGCCACCTGCACCTCAAGTTCACCGCTCAAAATTTCCATAGTCTCCTGAGCATCGGCGTTAAAACGGTATTCGCCGGGCAACATCATGCCTAGGGTCTTTTCCGTGCCATCCTCAAAGCGGACAGTGCGACTAGTGACCATTCCGTCGAAATAGACATTGGCTTTCTTGATTACCGAAACATTTTTGAATTCACCCACTGGAATCTCCTTGATCGATGACTTTTATCCATGGCTTTGGCCATGGATTATACCCAACTTAAAAAACAACTTGATTGTTATTTGGTTATCTATTGTTCACTCTTCCACACTCACCGCGGCCAATCCCAGAATTTCCAACAGATCGCTACGACCAGGACTCTTGGCAACCAGAAGTTCCTTGCGGGACTTGGGCAATCTTTTGATCCGCAACTCGGCCCTCAATGCCAGGCTACGGCACCCCACTTCGCAATCATAGACCAACTCCAGGGATTTACAACTGCGGGTAAACTTGCCGCCGCGACTGGAACGGCCACGATGTTCGCTGATCCGGCGTGAGAGATCCGTAGTAATCCCTGTATACAGGGCGTTACGTTCGTTGCGCAATAAATAAAGAAACCAGCGCTGCATATCCAGGGTCAATTCGTTTCAGCCGACACTCTTCAAGAAGCCACTTGCAAATGAGATTCGGCCAGGGCCGTGGCCAGCTGATCGGGGCAACTGGTGCCCTTGGCACCACATTCAATCCCACGCAAGCGTTCGATGACCTCGCTCACTGGCTGGCCTGCAACCAGAGCGGCCACACCCTGAGCATTGCCGTGACAGCCACCGGAAAAGTAAACATTTTTTACCCGTTCACCTTCAAGTTCTATCGTGATGGCACTGGCACAGGTACCGTGAGTCTGATAGTCAATCTTCATGCTCAGTCCATTTCAAGCGAAGACGCCCCTGTGGCATTAACCGCCATAAAACAGCCGCGGCAGCCACAACACCAGATCGGGACAATAGGTCAGCAACAACAGGATTGCGATCTGAATCACCAGAAAAGGCAATACCGACCGGGCGACGTAAATCAGATCACGGTGAGCCACGGCGCCGGAAATATAGAGGCTGACACCCAGGGGCGGCGTGCAGTAGCCAATGCCGAGATTCAAGGTCATCAGCAGACCAAAATGCAGGGTATCGATGCCGAACTGCGCCAGCAGCGGCAAAAAGATCGGTGTCAGAATCAGGGTGGCAGAGATGATATCCATGAACATGCCGATCAACAACAGCAGGATATTTACCGCCAGCAAAAAGACCCAGGGGCTGTGAATCTTGGCCACCACCAGCTTGGCCACCAGATTGGGAATCTGCTGAAAAGTCAAATACTCGCCGAACACAGAGGCTCCGGCCACTATCACCAACAGGCTGGCCGAGGTGACTGCCGAGGAGACCACCACCTGCTTGACGTCCCGCACGCGCATATCTTTGTGAATGACGATTTCGACGAAAAAGGCATAGAAACAGGCCACCACCGCCGCTTCGTTGGCGGTAAACAGCCCGGAATAGATGCCGCCGAAAATCAGTACCGGCAACAGCAACGCCCAGGCGCTCTCCTTCAGCACTGCCAGCAATTCCTGCAACGACACCCTCTTAGAGGTGCGGGTGTTGCGGCGCCGACAGAAGAACCAGGCGTAGAGGGACATGGCGGCCATGATCAGCAACCCGGGCACGAACCCGGTCAAAAACAGTGCCTCCAGCGAATCGTTGGAAATCATCGAATAGAGGATCATGGAGATGGAGGGCGGGATAACTACCCCCAACACCGGAGCGGTGGTCATGATGCCGACGCTGAAGGAATGGTCGTACTCATGCTCAATGAGGGCCGGGATCATGAAACCGCCGATGGCCACCACCGTGGCCACCGTGGAACCGGAGATGGCTCCGAAAAAACCGCAGGCCAGAACCCCGGCCATGGCCAATCCGCCAGGCAGAAAACCCACCAGGGCATTGGCGGTCTTTATCAGCTTTTCAACGATGCTGCCGGTGGTCATGATATTGCCGCAGAGGACGAAAAAGAGCACCACGATAAGGGCGAACTTGTCCATGCTGCGATACAGCACCTCGACCACGATCTGCGGATCGATGCCGGCCAGGCTCAGCCCGACCAGACCGGTGAAAAACAATGCCATGAAAACCGGAACGGTGGTTGCCAAAGCACCGACCAACAAGGCAAAAACAATTAAATAACTGATATCCATAAAAGGTACTGTTCCCGTAAAGCAATAACTGTATCTGGGTTTTCACCAAGCTCTAGTGATGGCCCGCCACGGTCAAAATCTTTCACCACGGAGGACACAGAGGAATTCCGCAAAATCAACAGTCTTCTCTGTGACCTCTAGTGGGCGGAGCAAACGGATGGTAAACAGAATTTGAGCCAAACGTAAAACCGGAAACCATATTCAAGCTATTCAGCCGGAAGGCCACGCCAATCCTCAATTAACACCAGCAAGGTGCGCAAAATAAGCATCACCCCCATCAGGGGCAGCACCGCATAAAAGAACCACTCGGGAATCTCCAGAGTAGCGGTACGGGCGAAAGGATCGTTCCAGGCCGATACGGTCATGGTCCAACCATAGCGCACCATAAAGACGGCAAAAATCAGCACCGCCAGATGACTGAAAGCCGTTAAAGGCTTTTTCAGCCCCTTCACCATCTGCGGCAAAGCGTCGATTCGAATCAGTGCCCGCTTGCGCACCGCCGCACTACAACCAATGTAAGTGGTAAAAAAGATGACCTTTTTCACCACTTCATCGGACCAATAGAGGCTAATCGGTGTCAATTTGCGCAACACCACATTGGCCATGGCGACCAGCAAGGCCACTGCTACCGCGATAAAAAGGGACCAGTCCTCGACAAAACCGAGAGACCGGTCCACACGTTTGAGCATTTTCTGC
Protein-coding sequences here:
- a CDS encoding TRAP transporter large permease; translation: MDISYLIVFALLVGALATTVPVFMALFFTGLVGLSLAGIDPQIVVEVLYRSMDKFALIVVLFFVLCGNIMTTGSIVEKLIKTANALVGFLPGGLAMAGVLACGFFGAISGSTVATVVAIGGFMIPALIEHEYDHSFSVGIMTTAPVLGVVIPPSISMILYSMISNDSLEALFLTGFVPGLLIMAAMSLYAWFFCRRRNTRTSKRVSLQELLAVLKESAWALLLPVLIFGGIYSGLFTANEAAVVACFYAFFVEIVIHKDMRVRDVKQVVVSSAVTSASLLVIVAGASVFGEYLTFQQIPNLVAKLVVAKIHSPWVFLLAVNILLLLIGMFMDIISATLILTPIFLPLLAQFGIDTLHFGLLMTLNLGIGYCTPPLGVSLYISGAVAHRDLIYVARSVLPFLVIQIAILLLLTYCPDLVLWLPRLFYGG
- a CDS encoding TRAP transporter small permease, yielding MMQKMLKRVDRSLGFVEDWSLFIAVAVALLVAMANVVLRKLTPISLYWSDEVVKKVIFFTTYIGCSAAVRKRALIRIDALPQMVKGLKKPLTAFSHLAVLIFAVFMVRYGWTMTVSAWNDPFARTATLEIPEWFFYAVLPLMGVMLILRTLLVLIEDWRGLPAE